One stretch of Cohnella algarum DNA includes these proteins:
- a CDS encoding sulfotransferase: protein MGEHGGIVSEFVKIGVLAKHFSVHGKAEREAYFASGENPNTWIANMSPDERAVDEAVVAALRACLKTLYDDRGMKHDRIGFKEVRYGKAEIELLKACFPNAVVVLLVRHPADVWKSETSYWSDDARRFGETWNARALEYASLCDPARGIHLVRYEDIAGREERTLRLLSELADVPVAALESVLGVNLNSTRAERSGKDIAVIAETCREGMRLFGYASDEINPLPRG, encoded by the coding sequence TTGGGGGAGCACGGGGGCATCGTCAGCGAATTCGTCAAAATCGGCGTCCTGGCGAAGCATTTTTCGGTTCACGGCAAGGCGGAAAGGGAGGCTTATTTCGCCAGCGGCGAAAATCCGAACACCTGGATCGCCAACATGTCGCCGGACGAACGCGCCGTGGACGAGGCGGTCGTCGCGGCGCTCAGGGCGTGCCTCAAGACGCTGTATGACGACCGGGGCATGAAGCACGATCGCATCGGCTTCAAGGAAGTCCGATACGGGAAAGCCGAAATCGAGCTGCTGAAGGCGTGCTTTCCGAACGCGGTCGTCGTGCTTCTCGTCCGGCATCCGGCTGACGTATGGAAAAGCGAAACCTCCTATTGGTCGGACGACGCCCGCCGGTTCGGGGAAACGTGGAACGCCCGGGCGCTGGAATACGCCTCGCTTTGCGATCCCGCGCGCGGCATCCATCTCGTTCGCTACGAGGACATTGCGGGCCGCGAGGAGCGCACGCTCCGGCTGCTGTCCGAGCTTGCGGACGTTCCGGTCGCGGCGCTCGAAAGCGTGCTCGGCGTCAATCTGAACAGCACCCGCGCCGAGCGATCCGGGAAGGATATCGCGGTTATTGCGGAAACTTGCCGCGAGGGCATGCGGTTGTTCGGCTACGCGTCGGACGAAATTAATCCCCTGCCCCGCGGATAG
- a CDS encoding VOC family protein: protein MKPRISVLTLGVDDLEKSLAFYRDGLGLPTEGIVGREFEHGAVAFFDLQAGVKLAIWSRKDLAHETNLPLAPRSSTEFTIGHNVSSKEEVDAIMEQARRAGAEIVAPAQDAFWGGYSGHFMDPDGHLWEIVWNPAWEIED from the coding sequence ATGAAACCTCGCATTTCCGTCCTTACCTTGGGAGTAGACGACTTGGAAAAATCGCTGGCGTTTTATCGCGACGGATTGGGCCTGCCGACGGAAGGCATCGTGGGCCGGGAGTTCGAGCATGGAGCGGTTGCGTTTTTCGACTTGCAGGCGGGCGTGAAGCTCGCGATCTGGAGCCGCAAGGATCTCGCCCACGAAACGAATCTTCCTCTCGCTCCGCGCAGCTCCACCGAATTTACGATCGGCCACAACGTGAGCAGCAAGGAAGAAGTGGACGCGATCATGGAGCAGGCAAGACGAGCGGGAGCCGAAATCGTGGCGCCTGCCCAGGACGCGTTCTGGGGCGGCTATTCCGGTCATTTTATGGATCCCGACGGGCATTTGTGGGAAATCGTCTGGAACCCGGCTTGGGAGATCGAAGACTGA
- a CDS encoding alpha/beta fold hydrolase — MAHTLAYDGTVMGDTQQGRPLPTDRWHAEIPAIVVVGENSEPFFRDAARTLSELLASGEYGTLPGQDHSAVMTAPGELAGKMADFFNARHNRNR, encoded by the coding sequence ATGGCGCATACGTTGGCTTATGACGGAACGGTCATGGGCGACACCCAGCAGGGCCGGCCCTTGCCGACCGACCGTTGGCATGCGGAGATTCCGGCCATCGTCGTTGTCGGCGAAAATAGCGAGCCGTTTTTCCGCGATGCGGCAAGGACCTTAAGCGAGCTGCTTGCGAGCGGCGAATACGGCACGCTGCCCGGCCAGGACCATTCGGCCGTCATGACGGCGCCGGGCGAGCTTGCCGGCAAAATGGCCGATTTTTTCAACGCCCGGCATAATCGCAATCGGTAA
- a CDS encoding sulfite oxidase-like oxidoreductase: MSMKADRIKKTKAPQAPAGLEGRLPPGQVLTERFPILHEGEVPVYDLERWDLRIFGEVAEARSFTFEEILALPKTRVVADIHCVTRWSKFDTEWEGVRFRDLLRLADVKPEAKYVMIHGDNDYETNLPLEDLLGDEVLLAYHFDGKPLTDKHGWPLRLVVPHLYFWKSAKWIRGIEFMKEDRPGFWERNGFHNYADPFREQRFSGEDLGIPEDEWVGKDFD; encoded by the coding sequence ATGAGCATGAAAGCCGACCGAATCAAAAAAACGAAGGCGCCGCAAGCGCCGGCGGGGCTCGAGGGCAGACTGCCGCCGGGCCAGGTGCTGACCGAGCGGTTTCCGATCCTTCACGAAGGCGAAGTGCCGGTTTACGATCTGGAGCGGTGGGATTTGCGCATATTCGGGGAAGTCGCGGAGGCGCGTTCGTTTACCTTCGAGGAGATCCTCGCGCTGCCGAAAACCCGGGTCGTCGCCGATATCCACTGCGTGACCCGCTGGTCCAAGTTCGATACCGAATGGGAAGGCGTGCGATTCCGCGATTTGCTCCGCTTGGCGGACGTCAAGCCGGAAGCGAAGTACGTCATGATTCACGGGGACAACGACTACGAGACGAATTTGCCGCTGGAAGATCTGCTGGGCGACGAAGTGCTGCTCGCCTACCATTTCGACGGCAAACCGCTGACGGACAAGCACGGCTGGCCGCTGCGCCTCGTCGTACCGCACCTGTATTTCTGGAAAAGCGCCAAATGGATTCGCGGTATCGAGTTCATGAAGGAGGACCGCCCGGGCTTCTGGGAACGCAACGGCTTCCACAACTACGCCGATCCGTTCCGGGAGCAGCGTTTCTCCGGCGAGGATCTGGGCATACCGGAAGACGAGTGGGTCGGGAAGGATTTCGATTAA
- a CDS encoding glycosyltransferase yields MTAERTDFATNYLSRQHYYRTLLARPPETTALTLMKILGENTYKAIVVYPEAVDWEPQQRPQHLLREMAARGYLCFFCESSKEPFEARQIEPNLYVLRRGEAELLSALRSQSVIVLCTWIMQMALGELFPHRTVWYDILDDLTFFSQYDEGMLQKHRELLQRADVVTYSARKLLSYAESRADALYLPNAARLEDFADVPAEAPDDLKPILASGSPIIGYFGAIEPWFDAKLIAKLAQKRPDWQFVLIGKIGIDPGKLAQSNIHLMGFKMYKQIMLYARYFHAAVIPFLVNEVTDRVSPVKFFEYAASGLPVVSAPIAEMTPYASPWMRIASGANAFLAELDHCLKEETARLAKTEAVRFAREQTWAKRLEKVEERLTAAANAWKAYANYDPAGKVAVMATTFLDFEGERFYSGGAERYLIDLGRLCERMGLGFVIYQYGNYPWVRRIRNIDVVSLSRGGQHAREFTFSSVKMFNRLFREQTAERALLAVYSAYFNAWPHGTATPSIGIIHGVSWDNPAAKYKDGSAFWEINRRFIEGARICGELVSVDTNSANWFQTIDYELGRKIKVIPNYVDAEAFSPRKGFLEPRDRTVILYPRRLYKPRGLYMTLDAVDRILEKYPSVDFHFVGNGDAADTVHVEEKIRKWGNRIRLYSLPLEEMASAYRQADIALIPTLFSEGTSLSCLEAMACGNAVIATRIGGLPDLVIHDYNGLLIEPNTKLSSRRSRSC; encoded by the coding sequence TTGACCGCTGAACGAACGGATTTTGCGACAAATTATTTAAGCCGTCAACACTATTACAGGACGTTGCTTGCGAGACCGCCGGAGACGACGGCGCTGACGCTGATGAAAATATTGGGGGAAAACACATACAAGGCGATCGTCGTTTACCCGGAAGCCGTCGATTGGGAACCGCAGCAACGGCCGCAGCATTTGCTCCGGGAAATGGCCGCCAGGGGGTATCTCTGCTTTTTCTGCGAAAGCTCCAAGGAACCTTTCGAAGCGCGTCAAATCGAGCCGAATCTGTATGTGCTGCGCCGGGGGGAAGCCGAGCTGCTTTCCGCTCTCCGAAGCCAATCGGTCATCGTTCTGTGCACGTGGATCATGCAAATGGCGCTGGGCGAGCTGTTTCCCCATCGAACCGTCTGGTACGACATTCTGGACGATTTGACGTTTTTCTCCCAATATGACGAAGGCATGCTGCAAAAGCACCGGGAATTGCTGCAAAGAGCCGACGTCGTGACTTATTCCGCGCGCAAGCTCCTTTCCTACGCGGAAAGCAGGGCGGATGCCCTTTACTTGCCGAACGCGGCGCGGCTTGAAGATTTCGCGGACGTTCCGGCCGAAGCCCCGGACGATTTGAAACCGATTCTGGCATCGGGCTCCCCGATCATCGGGTATTTCGGCGCGATCGAACCGTGGTTCGACGCGAAGCTTATCGCCAAGCTGGCGCAAAAACGGCCCGACTGGCAGTTTGTCCTGATCGGCAAAATCGGGATCGATCCCGGAAAGCTCGCGCAAAGCAATATTCATCTCATGGGCTTCAAAATGTACAAGCAAATCATGCTTTACGCCCGTTATTTCCATGCCGCCGTCATCCCTTTCCTCGTGAACGAGGTGACCGACCGCGTGTCGCCCGTCAAATTTTTCGAATATGCCGCTTCGGGACTGCCGGTCGTATCCGCCCCGATCGCGGAAATGACCCCTTACGCTTCCCCATGGATGCGCATCGCGAGCGGAGCGAACGCTTTTTTGGCCGAACTCGACCACTGCCTGAAGGAGGAAACCGCCCGCCTGGCGAAAACGGAAGCCGTTCGCTTCGCCCGGGAACAGACGTGGGCGAAGCGTCTCGAGAAGGTGGAAGAACGATTGACGGCGGCGGCGAACGCCTGGAAAGCCTATGCCAACTACGATCCGGCGGGAAAAGTGGCGGTCATGGCGACGACGTTTCTCGATTTCGAGGGGGAACGGTTTTACTCCGGCGGCGCTGAGCGGTATTTGATCGATCTGGGCCGATTGTGCGAGCGAATGGGTCTCGGCTTCGTCATTTACCAATACGGAAATTATCCTTGGGTGCGGCGGATTCGCAATATCGATGTCGTGTCGTTGTCCAGAGGAGGCCAGCACGCGAGGGAATTCACCTTCTCCTCCGTTAAAATGTTCAACCGGCTGTTTCGGGAGCAAACCGCCGAACGCGCCCTTTTGGCCGTCTATTCCGCTTATTTCAACGCCTGGCCGCACGGAACGGCTACGCCCAGCATCGGCATCATTCACGGCGTCAGCTGGGATAATCCTGCTGCGAAGTACAAAGACGGCAGCGCGTTCTGGGAAATTAACCGGCGCTTCATCGAAGGTGCCCGGATCTGCGGCGAGCTTGTCTCCGTCGACACCAATTCGGCCAACTGGTTTCAAACGATCGATTACGAGCTGGGCCGGAAAATCAAAGTCATTCCGAACTACGTCGACGCCGAAGCGTTCTCGCCTCGGAAAGGCTTTCTCGAACCCCGCGACCGCACGGTCATCTTGTACCCGCGGCGGCTGTACAAACCGCGCGGCTTGTATATGACGCTGGATGCGGTCGATCGGATTCTGGAAAAGTACCCGTCCGTCGACTTCCATTTCGTCGGCAACGGGGACGCGGCCGACACGGTTCACGTGGAGGAAAAAATCCGCAAATGGGGAAACCGGATCCGGCTTTATTCATTGCCGCTCGAGGAGATGGCAAGCGCCTACCGGCAGGCCGACATCGCGCTGATTCCGACGCTGTTCAGCGAAGGCACGAGCCTTTCTTGCCTGGAGGCGATGGCGTGCGGCAACGCGGTCATCGCGACGCGCATCGGCGGACTGCCCGACCTGGTCATCCACGACTATAACGGGCTGCTGATCGAGCCGAATACGAAGCTCTCGTCGCGGCGATCGAGGAGCTGCTGA
- a CDS encoding zinc-binding alcohol dehydrogenase family protein, with amino-acid sequence MTTMKAVGLYNYLPIEHPESLIELELAKPVPTGRDLLVKVKAVSVNPVDTKVRAPKDRTESSPKVLGWDVAGVVEQTGPECVLFQPGDEVYYAGSITRPGGNSEFHLVDERIVGRKPSSLDFAEAAALPLTAITAWEGLFERLGISRSKEDNAGKAILIIGAAGGVGSIAVQLAKVAGLTVVGTASRPESADWAAVLGADNIINHYEGFVPQLQAIGRQTVDYIFCLNATEKHWRNMAEAIAPQGKICSIVETKEALDLTLLKDKSASFAWEFMFTRPKYGTEDMVEQHRLLNEVARLADAGALRTTMTERLTPIGADQLRKAHAKVESGRTIGKIVLEHFG; translated from the coding sequence ATGACCACGATGAAAGCGGTAGGCCTGTATAACTATCTTCCGATCGAGCATCCCGAAAGCCTGATCGAACTCGAGCTTGCGAAGCCCGTTCCGACCGGAAGGGATTTGCTGGTCAAAGTGAAGGCCGTTTCGGTCAATCCGGTCGATACGAAGGTCAGGGCGCCCAAGGACAGAACGGAATCTTCGCCCAAAGTGCTGGGTTGGGACGTGGCGGGAGTGGTCGAGCAAACGGGGCCGGAATGCGTCTTGTTTCAACCGGGCGACGAAGTCTACTATGCGGGAAGCATTACGCGCCCGGGCGGCAACAGCGAATTTCATCTCGTCGACGAGCGGATTGTCGGAAGGAAGCCCTCGTCGCTGGATTTCGCCGAGGCGGCCGCGCTGCCGCTGACGGCCATCACCGCTTGGGAGGGGCTGTTCGAGCGGCTCGGCATTTCCCGGAGCAAGGAAGACAATGCCGGCAAGGCGATTTTAATTATTGGCGCCGCGGGCGGCGTGGGCTCCATTGCCGTTCAGCTCGCGAAAGTTGCCGGACTGACCGTCGTCGGAACGGCTTCGCGCCCGGAGTCGGCGGATTGGGCGGCCGTGCTGGGTGCGGACAATATCATCAATCATTACGAAGGTTTCGTCCCCCAGCTGCAGGCGATCGGGCGGCAAACCGTCGACTATATTTTCTGCCTGAACGCTACGGAGAAGCATTGGCGGAACATGGCGGAAGCGATCGCGCCGCAAGGCAAAATCTGCTCCATCGTGGAGACGAAGGAGGCGTTGGATTTGACGCTGCTCAAAGATAAGAGCGCATCCTTTGCTTGGGAATTCATGTTCACGCGTCCGAAATACGGAACGGAGGATATGGTCGAGCAGCACCGGCTGTTGAACGAGGTCGCCCGGCTTGCGGATGCGGGAGCGCTTCGCACGACGATGACGGAGAGGCTGACGCCGATCGGCGCGGATCAGTTGCGCAAGGCTCATGCCAAAGTGGAGTCCGGCCGGACGATCGGCAAAATCGTGCTGGAGCATTTCGGGTAA
- a CDS encoding VOC family protein, with amino-acid sequence MTRKIQTIAPNLWFAHQAEEAATFYTSIFKNSGIDNVTRYGQERHETDGISEGQVMTVDFRLDGQHFVALNGGREFAFTEAISFIVHCESQEEIDYYWDKLSEGGDEKAQVCGWLKDKFGVSWQIVPANLTELVGGPDAAATDRVMKAMLQMKKLDMEALRQAYEG; translated from the coding sequence ATGACACGCAAAATCCAAACGATTGCCCCGAATCTGTGGTTCGCTCATCAGGCGGAGGAAGCGGCAACGTTTTATACGTCGATATTCAAGAATTCCGGCATCGATAACGTCACCCGATACGGCCAAGAAAGGCATGAGACCGACGGGATTTCGGAAGGGCAAGTCATGACCGTGGATTTCAGGCTGGACGGCCAGCATTTCGTTGCCTTAAACGGAGGCCGCGAATTTGCCTTTACGGAGGCCATCTCCTTTATCGTCCATTGCGAATCGCAGGAAGAGATCGATTATTACTGGGACAAGCTGTCCGAAGGCGGAGACGAGAAAGCCCAAGTATGCGGCTGGCTGAAGGACAAGTTCGGGGTGTCCTGGCAAATCGTGCCCGCCAACCTGACCGAGCTGGTCGGCGGTCCCGATGCCGCGGCGACGGATCGGGTCATGAAGGCAATGCTTCAAATGAAAAAGCTGGACATGGAGGCGCTTCGTCAGGCCTACGAAGGGTAA
- a CDS encoding AraC family transcriptional regulator, with protein sequence MTNRAVAVSMLYPIMKSIARRGYDTNRFCEYASIDPAMLQDAEARIAGEELERIVRAAAEYTRDEFFGLRQGQMMEFADMGILGYVMMHSRTVADALAAYRRYNDIFCSGFNLICETRGEDAYIRPVLQYPGTFSRHCVEDMASSVYQLIGKLSNVNVPLLEVRFAHEAPADIEPYREAFGIVPVFAAGEDVLRMKKDLLNVPVLYSDSRLLSIFESLAQETNGDLARMSRFSEQVARWMKKSLPFSLPTLQDTAEFFGTSARTLQNRLKEENTTFQELSVQVRKELAEGYLRQGGLSVGDIAYALHFSEPSAFQNAFKKWTGLTPGQYRANVRKPGGNSEKPVYHGLPRQVVR encoded by the coding sequence ATGACAAACCGGGCAGTCGCCGTTTCCATGCTCTACCCGATTATGAAATCGATCGCGCGCAGGGGATACGACACGAACCGTTTTTGCGAATACGCATCGATCGACCCCGCGATGTTGCAGGATGCGGAGGCGCGCATCGCGGGAGAGGAGCTGGAGCGCATCGTTCGGGCGGCCGCGGAGTATACGCGGGACGAGTTTTTCGGCTTGCGCCAGGGGCAGATGATGGAGTTCGCGGACATGGGCATTCTCGGCTACGTGATGATGCACTCCCGCACGGTAGCCGACGCACTCGCCGCTTACCGGCGGTATAACGACATCTTTTGCAGCGGGTTTAACCTGATCTGCGAGACGCGCGGGGAAGACGCCTATATCCGGCCGGTCCTGCAATACCCGGGAACCTTTTCCCGTCATTGCGTCGAGGATATGGCGAGTTCGGTCTACCAACTGATCGGAAAATTAAGCAACGTGAACGTTCCGCTGCTGGAAGTCCGGTTCGCGCATGAGGCGCCGGCGGATATCGAACCCTACAGGGAGGCGTTCGGGATCGTTCCCGTTTTCGCTGCGGGAGAAGACGTTTTGCGCATGAAAAAAGATCTGCTGAACGTACCGGTGCTGTATTCCGATTCCCGCCTGCTCTCCATTTTCGAAAGCCTGGCGCAGGAAACAAACGGCGATTTGGCCCGCATGAGCCGTTTTTCGGAGCAGGTCGCGCGCTGGATGAAAAAAAGTTTGCCCTTTTCGTTGCCGACTTTGCAGGATACGGCCGAATTTTTCGGCACGAGCGCAAGAACGCTGCAAAACCGGTTAAAAGAAGAAAACACGACCTTTCAGGAATTATCCGTTCAGGTACGGAAGGAACTGGCCGAAGGCTATTTGCGACAAGGCGGGCTTTCCGTCGGCGATATCGCTTACGCACTGCACTTTTCGGAGCCGAGCGCATTTCAAAACGCTTTCAAAAAGTGGACGGGATTGACGCCCGGGCAATACCGCGCAAACGTTCGCAAGCCGGGAGGAAATTCGGAAAAGCCGGTCTATCACGGGCTGCCGCGGCAAGTTGTACGGTGA
- a CDS encoding winged helix-turn-helix transcriptional regulator, with amino-acid sequence MRDRKSGYGICPNEEGCPVEYTLDVIGGKWKGVLLYHLIEGAKRFSELRKICPAITQRMLTLQLRELEEDGIVHREVYKQVPPKVEYSLTEFGRTLVPIILLMKKWGETYKAEPVGRKAGAPEHVEA; translated from the coding sequence ATGCGCGATCGGAAAAGCGGTTACGGAATTTGTCCGAACGAGGAAGGCTGTCCGGTGGAATATACGCTCGACGTCATCGGGGGAAAATGGAAGGGCGTGCTGCTGTATCATCTCATCGAAGGGGCCAAAAGGTTCAGCGAACTTCGCAAAATATGTCCGGCCATCACCCAGCGGATGCTGACGCTGCAGTTGCGGGAATTGGAAGAGGACGGCATCGTTCATCGCGAGGTGTACAAGCAGGTTCCGCCTAAGGTCGAATATTCCTTGACGGAATTCGGGCGGACGCTCGTTCCGATTATTTTGCTCATGAAGAAATGGGGAGAAACGTACAAGGCGGAACCGGTCGGACGCAAGGCCGGAGCGCCGGAGCACGTCGAAGCGTAA
- a CDS encoding DUF2642 domain-containing protein: MTIDKACKKPKPKKKKRVIHGRVKSFRSFFLKALRALRKKFHHLAFKVDAFRDQVESLQAKEGQIAALATQVGALTTQVGSLNTQVGTLTSQVGTLQSQVGSLGQQVGALNNQSGSLAQRVGALEARNASLASEIGALQSQNGTLSSQIATLGSQYSSLASEIGTLGTQLGTANAAIQQIQAVVGAITEEYAGLSATLQGRVGTTITVDTDAGSVSGTLVAVGTNYVQIQEPTGDIVFILFENINFIA, encoded by the coding sequence TTGACAATTGACAAAGCTTGCAAAAAGCCTAAACCGAAGAAGAAAAAACGGGTCATTCACGGGCGGGTGAAGTCGTTTCGTTCCTTCTTTCTTAAAGCGCTGCGCGCGCTGAGAAAGAAATTTCATCATCTCGCGTTCAAGGTCGACGCGTTTCGGGATCAGGTGGAGTCGCTTCAGGCAAAAGAGGGACAGATCGCCGCGCTCGCGACGCAAGTCGGCGCGCTGACGACGCAGGTCGGATCGTTGAATACGCAGGTCGGGACGCTGACTTCGCAAGTCGGCACGCTTCAATCCCAGGTTGGCTCGCTGGGCCAACAAGTCGGCGCGCTGAACAATCAGTCCGGCAGCCTCGCCCAAAGGGTCGGGGCGCTCGAAGCCCGGAACGCGTCGCTCGCTTCGGAAATCGGCGCGCTGCAATCCCAAAACGGGACGCTTTCATCGCAAATCGCAACGCTTGGCTCCCAGTATTCGTCGCTTGCGTCGGAAATCGGAACGCTCGGTACGCAGCTCGGCACGGCCAATGCGGCCATCCAGCAAATCCAGGCTGTCGTCGGTGCCATTACCGAGGAATACGCGGGGTTGTCCGCGACGCTGCAGGGCCGGGTCGGCACGACCATTACGGTCGATACGGACGCCGGTTCGGTGTCAGGCACGCTCGTCGCGGTCGGAACGAATTATGTGCAAATTCAGGAGCCGACGGGCGACATCGTATTTATCCTTTTTGAAAATATCAATTTTATCGCTTGA
- a CDS encoding DUF421 domain-containing protein, with amino-acid sequence MFGMILVKLLIGFAGLWLITFVIGRKQLGQVTPLDFFTSILLGELVGSTIYDDKVKLAHLLFALAVWALLSFSIEKLSIRFTQMRRLAEGRTVLLIDRGEVNLKLLRACKLDFNQLMSMLRENGIFRLDEAVFALYEPNGKISVVPKSEGAPAIPVIEAGNILKEAFRGKALSEDGIRELAKSRGYADIRDIAYAEYVEQENKLVIVGKKRSKKRDRSAG; translated from the coding sequence ATGTTCGGGATGATCCTCGTCAAGCTGCTGATCGGCTTCGCCGGCTTGTGGCTCATTACGTTCGTCATCGGCAGAAAGCAACTGGGCCAGGTGACGCCGCTCGATTTTTTCACGTCCATTCTGCTTGGCGAGCTTGTCGGCAGCACGATTTACGACGACAAAGTCAAGCTCGCGCATCTGCTGTTCGCGCTGGCCGTATGGGCGCTGCTTTCGTTCAGCATCGAAAAGCTGTCGATCCGTTTCACGCAAATGCGGCGGCTGGCGGAGGGGCGAACGGTGCTTCTCATCGACCGGGGAGAAGTCAACCTGAAGCTGCTCCGTGCGTGCAAGCTCGATTTCAACCAGCTGATGTCGATGCTGCGCGAAAACGGCATCTTTCGGCTGGACGAGGCCGTTTTCGCGCTTTACGAGCCAAACGGGAAAATCAGCGTCGTTCCGAAATCGGAGGGGGCTCCGGCGATCCCGGTCATCGAAGCGGGGAACATCCTGAAGGAAGCGTTCCGGGGGAAAGCGCTTTCCGAAGACGGCATTCGGGAGTTGGCCAAAAGTCGCGGTTATGCCGATATTCGCGATATTGCGTACGCGGAGTATGTGGAGCAAGAGAATAAGCTCGTCATTGTCGGGAAAAAACGATCGAAGAAACGGGACCGTTCCGCGGGCTAA
- a CDS encoding Nif3-like dinuclear metal center hexameric protein, with protein MPHSIVIRDVLERLTADVGPIDPTVDKLDPGDPDAAVKGIVTAFAATWHVVERAIALGANLIVSHEGIFFSHRGKEEWLKHDPVYREKAKLLQDTGIAVFRYHDYAHRRQPDGITEGLIEALGWQAYVEKQLPAAAILEIPPMHAQEAAEYAKTRLGIPYVRVAGDLAALCKRVGVLVGYRGGGATAIPLFENERLDLIVAGEGPEWETPEYVRDAARQGRGKALVMLGHAESEAPGMKALAGRLAAAFPELPVHFVEDLPVFRII; from the coding sequence ATGCCGCATTCGATCGTGATTCGGGATGTACTGGAACGGTTGACGGCGGATGTCGGCCCGATCGATCCGACCGTGGACAAGCTCGATCCGGGAGATCCGGACGCGGCCGTCAAGGGAATCGTCACCGCATTCGCCGCAACCTGGCATGTCGTGGAGAGGGCGATCGCCTTGGGCGCCAACTTGATCGTCTCCCATGAGGGAATCTTTTTCAGCCATCGCGGCAAAGAGGAATGGCTTAAGCACGACCCGGTTTATCGGGAAAAAGCGAAGCTGCTGCAGGACACGGGCATCGCCGTTTTTCGCTATCACGACTACGCGCACCGCCGCCAGCCCGACGGCATTACGGAGGGCTTGATCGAGGCGCTCGGCTGGCAGGCATACGTGGAAAAGCAGCTGCCGGCCGCCGCGATTTTGGAGATTCCGCCGATGCACGCGCAGGAAGCCGCGGAATACGCGAAAACAAGGCTGGGCATTCCGTACGTGCGCGTTGCCGGAGACCTCGCGGCCTTGTGCAAGCGAGTGGGGGTGCTCGTCGGCTACCGGGGCGGAGGCGCGACGGCGATCCCGTTATTCGAGAACGAACGGCTGGATCTGATCGTGGCCGGGGAAGGTCCGGAATGGGAAACGCCGGAATACGTCAGAGACGCGGCGCGGCAAGGACGCGGCAAAGCGCTCGTCATGCTGGGCCACGCGGAAAGCGAAGCGCCCGGCATGAAAGCTTTGGCCGGCCGGCTCGCGGCTGCGTTCCCGGAGCTTCCCGTTCATTTTGTCGAGGATCTCCCCGTATTCCGGATCATTTGA
- a CDS encoding NAD(P)H-dependent oxidoreductase produces MKTKIVVVAGHPDPQSFCSALSDAYMEGASGSGAEVRKIDLSRIRFDPNLRFGYRQRTELEEELTEAQKWIRWADHLVFVYPTWWGAMPAVLKGFIDRVFLPGFAFKYRKDSLLWDKLLTGKSAHLIVTMDTPIWYNRWIYRRAGIQVMKRNILQFCGISPVRVTELSPVKPSTEELRRKWLDRAKRLGAKAAGIK; encoded by the coding sequence ATGAAAACAAAAATTGTCGTCGTCGCCGGACATCCCGATCCGCAAAGCTTCTGCTCGGCCTTGTCCGATGCCTATATGGAAGGGGCCTCCGGCAGCGGGGCCGAGGTGCGGAAAATCGATTTGAGCCGAATCCGCTTCGATCCGAATTTGCGTTTCGGGTATCGGCAAAGAACGGAGCTGGAGGAAGAACTGACCGAAGCGCAAAAATGGATTCGCTGGGCCGACCACCTCGTATTCGTCTATCCGACATGGTGGGGGGCGATGCCCGCCGTTTTGAAGGGGTTTATCGATCGCGTTTTTTTGCCGGGCTTCGCTTTCAAATACCGGAAGGATTCTCTGCTGTGGGATAAGCTTTTGACCGGAAAGTCCGCCCATCTCATCGTGACGATGGACACTCCGATCTGGTACAATCGGTGGATCTACAGGCGGGCGGGCATTCAGGTTATGAAGCGCAACATTTTGCAGTTTTGCGGAATTTCGCCCGTGCGCGTCACCGAGCTGAGTCCGGTCAAGCCGTCGACCGAGGAATTGAGGCGCAAATGGCTGGATCGGGCGAAGCGGCTCGGTGCCAAAGCGGCCGGCATCAAATGA